TCACGATTTTCTTTTGCAGCATGTGCTTTCCGTCTTTTGCCATCCCTAATCCGATGATGGAAGAGGACGTCACCTGGGTAAGGGGAATTGGCAATCCGTACAGGGAACTCACCATGACCAGCAATGCACCGGTAGTTGAGATCAAGATGCCTTCTGCCTTCGAGTACTGTGTGATTTTCTTCCCGTTTGTTTCAACCACTTTCTTACCAAGTAAAATTGCGCCGAGGGAAACAAATAAGCCGCCGATCCATATTCCATTAGAAGCGGATAATAAACCGGATCCTACAAGGGGACCGACTGCATTTGCCACATTGTTCATCCCTGCTGAAAAAGCCTCAAAGAACCCTGCAACAATCAATACATATGCAAGCCAGCCTTTTTCTAACCGGACTCCCCGTTTTCCAAGCTTCACCAGCAAAATTCCACATAACCAGGTCAATCCGAACGCGATGACCGGGACAATCACCCAGAAGCTCATGATGGTGATCAAAGACTTCACGTACAGCACCTGAAAGCTGACTCCTACACCAACCACCGCCCCGACCGTCACTTCACTTGTTGATAAGGGGATCCCGATTAAATTCGCCAGGAACAGCGATATGGTCGCCGAAGATAATATGATGATGACAATCTTGATGGATAAGAGTGATGGCGGGATGATCCCTGAACTGATGGTCTTCACCACTTCACCGCCGCCAAGTACCGCTCCGCTCAGAACACCGATTGCACAAATCAAGAGAGCCGTACGGATATTCTTGATGGCTCCCGCTCCATACGCCACCCCCATCGATGCGGCCGCTCCACTGGCACCAATGTTCATGGCAAAGAACAAGCTGATCGCGATGGCCAGAATTTCAAGCAAAGATTCTCACCCCGCTTAATGAAGTCCGCATTCTGTCTTGCCTTTACCCGTCCATCTCCCAGAGCGGAGATCATTCATATCGATGGCAGGCTTTGTGCAATGGGAGCAGCCTATACTCGGATATCCCTGATCATGGAGGGCGTTATACGTTAGATTCTGTTTATGGGCGTATCGCCAAATGTCTTTCCATGTCCAGTGGATCAATGGACAAATTTTGATGGATTGGAATTTTTCATCCTTGTTGATGAATTCAACATTCCTCCTTGTGGGCGATTGTTCCCTCCTTAAGCCTGAAATCCATGCTTTTCCTTCTGATAGTGACTCTTTTAAAGGATCTAACTTTCGAATTTGACAGCACTGATTTGGATTTCTCTCCCACAGCTTTTCTCCGTGGACCTCAGCCTGCTCTTTTAAGGTTAATTCCGGT
The nucleotide sequence above comes from Bacillus sp. KH172YL63. Encoded proteins:
- a CDS encoding inorganic phosphate transporter, encoding MNIGASGAAASMGVAYGAGAIKNIRTALLICAIGVLSGAVLGGGEVVKTISSGIIPPSLLSIKIVIIILSSATISLFLANLIGIPLSTSEVTVGAVVGVGVSFQVLYVKSLITIMSFWVIVPVIAFGLTWLCGILLVKLGKRGVRLEKGWLAYVLIVAGFFEAFSAGMNNVANAVGPLVGSGLLSASNGIWIGGLFVSLGAILLGKKVVETNGKKITQYSKAEGILISTTGALLVMVSSLYGLPIPLTQVTSSSIIGLGMAKDGKHMLQKKIVKKIVKIWVVSPLISLCISYVLVKLVIDRDLYSMVVPVSVIIATIGALSLMRVINEERRSLHEDGGGI
- a CDS encoding phosphoadenylyl-sulfate reductase, whose product is MLTYSNWKAHTVDFDIDPVYKGALNVLKWTYEEYGGEVVYACSFGIEGIVLIDLISKVEPHAKIVFLDTGVHFKETYEVIEKVRKRYPGIDIQMKKPELTLKEQAEVHGEKLWERNPNQCCQIRKLDPLKESLSEGKAWISGLRREQSPTRRNVEFINKDEKFQSIKICPLIHWTWKDIWRYAHKQNLTYNALHDQGYPSIGCSHCTKPAIDMNDLRSGRWTGKGKTECGLH